A genomic segment from Tessaracoccus defluvii encodes:
- a CDS encoding NAD(P)/FAD-dependent oxidoreductase encodes MKTIDDALELRARILKSFEIAEFTRDEEARRRELTFVVVGAGPTGVEMAGQIRELASTTLRKEFRNYDTASARVVLIDGADQVLPPFGPELGARTKATLEKLGVEVQLGSIVTDVDDAGLTVRHKDGSEERIEAACKVWAAGVQGSELGITLAEQSGAALDRAGRIQVEPNLTLPTHPEVFVVGDMAAVDGVPGVAQGAIQEARHAAATIRARLEQRGAPGAFRYRDKGSMATISKYKAVALIGKLKLTGFLAWTAWLFLHLLYIAGFKQRITTLVSWALTFISNGRSQRVMTNQQMVGRLALERLGTGASGKLMRGGEVVPEE; translated from the coding sequence ATGAAGACGATCGACGACGCGCTCGAACTGCGGGCCCGCATCCTCAAGTCGTTCGAGATCGCCGAGTTCACCCGCGACGAGGAGGCCCGCCGCCGCGAGCTGACGTTCGTGGTCGTCGGCGCCGGTCCGACCGGCGTCGAGATGGCCGGGCAGATCCGCGAGCTGGCCAGCACCACGCTCCGCAAGGAGTTCCGCAACTACGACACGGCCTCGGCCCGCGTCGTCCTGATCGACGGCGCCGACCAGGTGCTGCCGCCCTTCGGACCGGAGCTCGGCGCCAGAACGAAGGCCACGCTGGAGAAGCTCGGCGTGGAGGTGCAGCTGGGCAGCATCGTCACCGATGTCGACGATGCCGGCCTCACCGTCCGCCACAAGGACGGCTCGGAGGAGCGTATCGAGGCGGCGTGCAAGGTGTGGGCCGCCGGCGTGCAGGGCAGTGAACTCGGCATCACATTGGCCGAGCAGAGCGGCGCGGCGCTGGACCGGGCCGGCCGGATCCAGGTGGAGCCGAACCTGACGCTCCCCACCCATCCGGAGGTGTTCGTCGTCGGCGACATGGCTGCAGTCGACGGTGTCCCCGGCGTCGCGCAGGGGGCGATCCAGGAGGCCCGGCATGCCGCGGCGACTATCCGCGCCCGTCTGGAGCAGCGGGGCGCACCCGGTGCGTTCCGCTACCGCGACAAAGGGTCGATGGCGACGATCTCCAAGTACAAGGCGGTCGCCCTGATCGGGAAGCTGAAGCTCACCGGGTTCCTGGCGTGGACCGCCTGGCTGTTCCTCCATCTGCTCTACATCGCAGGCTTCAAGCAGCGGATCACGACGCTGGTCAGCTGGGCCCTGACGTTCATCTCCAACGGCCGCTCGCAGCGCGTGATGACCAACCAGCAGATGGTCGGCAGGCTGGCGCTCGAACGCCTCGGCACCGGGGCCTCCGGCAAGCTGATGCGCGGCGGCGAGGTCGTTCCCGAGGAGTAG